In the Colletotrichum lupini chromosome 4, complete sequence genome, TACGCGACATCATGGAGAGCGCGACAGCTTCCCCCGAACCCGAGTCGTCGCGTCGTCGATCTGGACGCGTCGTGCGAGCCCCCGAAAAGTTTAGCCCGGAGCCAGTCACCGCACCCAAGCGCAAAAGACatgatgatgacgatgaaggaaacgacgacgatgacatTCTTTCGGATGCTACCATGAGCGATGCTGCCGATAGTGACGAAGACCGGCCCCGCGCCAGACCAAAGAAGCGATCAGGCGCATCGCAAGGGAGCCGCGCAAGGAAGCCCGCAATCAAGAAACCAAAGACCAACGGTGTAGCTCCGTCTGGTCATTCTGCAAGCCTTCCGTCACGGCCCAAGAAATCCGTCAGAATTGCTACCGCCGACAGGCAAGCCGAGGGCTTGTATGGTAAGTCGCTACCCCGGAACTCATTCGCCGATTCTGTTATCTGACACGTCTATAGCCGATGTTTTCGGTTCGGGGATGCCCTCGGACGAGGTTGCGGATAAGTGGCAGACCAGATATCAAGCCAATGATGCACTTGCTGTCGTGGAGCTCGTCAACCTTGTGCTCCAGTGTTCTGGTTGTGACCTCGAGGTCACTGAAGACGACATTCGCGACCCTGATAATTGCCAGGCTCGACTGACCGAGCTTCAAGACCTGTTCCAAGAGGCATGTGCCCGTATAAATACAATAAACAACCTTTTGCCACGGACCAATGAGCTAACTTGGTACAGGAGCAAGTAACTGAGTACCCCCTCATTTCCAGGGCGAAGAACACCAAAGCTTTCCGTGACCTCCTCACCGGATTCTTCCGGGGCGTTGTTCGCAGTGTCCACGAAACAGATGTCCTGTACAACGACGCTACCTTGATGGAGAACCTCGTCCGTTGGATAGCATCCATGTCGACCTCTTCACTTCGCCCGTTCCGCCACACCGCGACAACTGTCATCCTCTCCCTAGTCTACGGCCTTATCGATGTCGCAAACACGCTCGACGCCCGAATTACTGCGATCGAGCAACAGGTTGCGCAAGCCAAGCGCGGAAAGAATAAGGCGAAGCTGGCTGAGATGCAACGTACTCTCAACGAGGCCAATGAGAATAGAGAGCTGTGCGGCAATCACATCAAGGACTTTTTCGACACCACCTTCATTCACAGATACCGAGACATCGACCCGCGTATCAGGACGGAGTGTGTCGAGTCCTTGGGATCTTGGATCATTGGTCTTTCCACAGTGTTCATGCAGCCCGAGTACCTCCGTTATCTCGGTTGGATGCTGTCAGACACCGTCGCCTCTACCCGACAAGAAGTTCTCAGGCAATTGGCACGCATCTTTAGACGTGACGTGCAACAACTGGGTCACTTCATTGATCGTTTCCGGCCTCGTCTCATCGAGATCTCCACCAAGGACGCCGAGGTTTCCGTCCGTGTTGCTGCCATCTCTGTCATAAACGTACTACGGGACACCGGAATGCTCGAACCAGACGAAGTTGACTCAATCGGCAAGCTCATCTTTGATAGCGACATAAGAATTAGAAAAGCGGTTGTCAACTTCTTCACCTCTTGCGTCGAAGATTCTATCGAAGGCAAGATGGAAGAGCTTGGTGGACAGGATGCGCTTGAGGAGACATTTGGTGAGATCGATGAGGACGATTACGACTCGCCTCGCAGTACATGGGTCAACATCAAATGTTTGGCAGAGAACCTCGCCGCGTTTGATGCGCAAGTCGAGGGCGAGCAGCAGGACAATGGCACAGGCCTCGCTACCGCCGCAGACGTCACCCAGGCGAACGTTCCAGACACGCGAATCTCTCTTGCCTCCCAGGTCCTTTTCGAAAAGGTCCCCTACGTGAAGCAGTGGGAGCTATTGGCAGGCTACCTGCTCTACGATCATACAGTCAGTTCCAAGTCGAAATCCAAGTCTCACGGTGCTTCAACCGAGACTGCTTTCAAGAAAGCTGTTGGACCGCAGGGTACTGAGGAAGCTATTCTGCTCGAGGTTCTGGCATCCGCGGTAAAGATGTCGATGCTGCAATCCGCCGAGATTGAGAAGAACAAAAAGAAGAGTGGACGCCCGGAGGTGACAGAGGCGCAAGAAGAGACCGCTTTGGAATTAGCGACAGTTATTCCCCAACTCCTCAACAAGTTTGGCGCCGACCCTGCCACTGCTACGATCGTCCTTAGGATGGAGCACTTCCTTGACCTCGAGGTCTTCCAAACTTTACGGCAAGACTCAACCAAGTATGAAAAGTTGCTCGATGAGATAAGCACTCAGTTCAATAGGCATGACGACAAAAGGGTTGTTGCTGAGGCCGCCGCAGCTCTTCTCCACTCTCGCCAGTACGATGAGCTTGAGGAGCTGACTGACGGAAAGCTTGCGGTTCTGTGGGAGAATGTCATCAACACCCTGCGCAGCTTCGACAAGACCTGCGAGCTATCTATGCGCGGCAATCTAGCAGAGGATCATCTGAAGGCGCTTTCCACAGTGCTGATGAAGATCAGTGAGCTTGCTCGCATATCCGACTGCATGGAGGTCTTGGAAACGGAAGGACGCGCAGCCGACTCAATGTCATCCACGATTGAGCTCCTGGTGAACATTGTTAGTCGAGGCACGTTTGATCAACAGACCGAAGACATTGACGACTTGGAGGATGAAGTTGTCTCCTTTGCTATCAAAGGTATTCAGTTTTACTTCATGTGGAAGGTGCGGAGCTTCCAGAAGTTCACTCAAAGTGAAACCGAAATACCCGACTCTGTGGTGGATCAGGTTTCTGTCTTGCGTAAAAGATACGACGTCGGTCTGATCAAAACCCTGTCGTCCCGAGCTATCATCGATGATATCCGCATGTTTGCCACTGGCGCTCTCTGCGATATCCACGTGCTTTTCGGCTCCTTGAGAAACTGGACTGAAGAATCTCGCGGAAACGCAAACTACAAGAAACTTGCGAGGCTGGCTCACGAGCTTGAGCCCAAGCTTCTGCCAGAGCTGATTTCAATCTACGACGGCGTCGAGAAGACCTTTGCGAAGCGGACAAAGAAGATTCTCAACGAGCCAGCCGAAGATGAAGAACCAatggacgacgacgactcTGATGAAGAGGAGGACGAAGACGAAGGCCTAACGCAAGAGGAGAAGCTGGCGCTAGAGCTCAAATCTGAAAAGGCCCTGTGTGAATTGGCGGCTAAGTACGTCCTCGCTATTGCTCAGAAGGTCCTTGATCAATCAGGGCCGCACGCGGGCAAGCTTCACAAGCGACTTCTACGAAACCAGAGCAGGCTCGGCAAGAACTTCAGTGAGGTGGTGGCGTACCTTGATCCCAAAAAGGTCCGGGATCACCTGTACGGCAAGAAGTTGCAGAAGTCCAAGGCGGCATCGACAAGGTCCGCTGCTGCGAAGCCCGCCATTAGCGAAGAGATTGTCGTCGACGATGAGGATGAAGaggaagatgaagaagaagcagTCGAGGAGCCTGAGCCGGAAGAGGGCTCGAAAGAAGATCTACGACGGCGGGAGCTactcgaggaggaggaagaagaggaaccTGATGTGGAGGAGCCGCCTGCTACtaatgacgacgacgatgtaCTGGGCGACTAAACCAAATTTTCTGACTATCGGGAGGATTAAACCACGGCTTACATCTCTGACGTTCTTTTGCTCTGTTTATACAAGGATACTGGCTGCGAGCCTCCCTCTACCCTCCACATTCTTCCTGTGCGCTTGTCTATGTCTGGCTCGGTCTTCCACTGCGAGATGGCCAGAGGCGAGGTGGCTTGGTAGTGTCTTCGTGGATCGCTCTTGCAAGTAGGGTTAATGCTGGGTTGTGTGACGGCGAACGGGAGCGCCAGTCTAGGATGGATGGCTCATTTGACTCGAGGCGTTAGAACGGGGATAAAAGACAACTGATTAGCTCTTGTGCTAGCTGATACGACACGATTTCATTAGGGATACATCGTTCTGTTACAAGTCCTTGGGCCTGTGAAGGCCGCCGTTCTGCAAATTTGTCATCAATCGTTGTAAACATGTCCCAAAACCTCCTGTATACGCCCGTGCTTGGCCACCTGGCTAGTAGCCGCTTATTTTGGTTCCGAAAAGCCCATACATACGCTGCCATCTCTTCCCTGTCCCTGCATCTGCCTTTTCGCTGTCTGGCTCCTTGACTTGGATACCATACTGACGTATGCAGCAAGTGAAGGGACGGTTTGAGATAGCCAGCTTCTCGTTCTTGGACGCCCCGCCCGCAACCGCATTCTCATCGTCGGAATCAGGGGGTCGGTCGCtggttttcttcttctttcccACGTTGGCCTTTTGCTTCTTGCCCTGCTCGGCCAACGTCGTGGTCTTCTTCTCTTCGAGGTCTCCCCAGAGGATGAACATTTTCTCGCGCAGCTGGGACAAAGCGTCCGCGTTGGTGCGGAAGTCGCATGCGTCAAGGCCTGTCAGGAGCTGGGCGTCCATGTTATCCACCACAACCCAGAATTTGttcgtcttcttctctcGTGTCTTTGGGTCCTTGGCTGCGGTGGCATCCTGGAGACATAGAGCAAAGCGCCACTCCCAGTTCTGCTCGCTCGTGCTTACATACTTGTCGATGGTTACGCGCCCTtgttcgtcgtcgtcgtcattaTCGTCCTCCGAGTCTGTGCCAGAATAATCGGACAGAACGTCGTATTCGTTTCGCTTGTGGACACAAGCAAAATCCTGTATCCTGGGAGGGTGGAAGTCGACTATGCGAACATAGGTCCGGTACTGTGCGTCGTGGAAGGGAAGTTTGACTATCAGGGGCGCGTTCTGGAAGACGAATTCTTGTGTTGCTGGTTCGAGAATGGTAGCCACGTCGACGGCCGGCTCATCGTGGTTTTCGCAGACCACTTGCTCGTTGAGGTCTGGCGGTGTTTCGATTTCTTTGCCTTCGCCCGCCTCCTTTTCAGTTTCATTCTCCTTCTCTGCAGCTTGACCTCGTTTCAATGATCGACGTTTCTTGGAATTCTGAGGTTTTTGTTCGAGCTGATCTGCCGCCGGCCTTTTCTTGTCCGTTCCTTTTGTGTAATTTGTTTCTTCCGAATCAGCTTTGAGTTGCTTCTCGTAGTCCCGCTTCCTTCTGAGGGCATTCTTGACGTGGGGATCCATTGACTCTCCTTCTTCCGGCATATCCACCTTATCGACATAGATCTTCTTTTTGAATTTATTCCGATCTTCCCGAAGGAAACCCTCCAGGTTTTTCCCGTCGGATCCATACTTGACCTGGACATTGAACAAGCGAATCCAATCGTCCTTTTTTATCCTTCTTTCTCGGATGACAGTGGCATGGGGATTCCAGCAGGTGATTTGCATGGTTTGCTTGCCAAAAGGCCCCTCCCACTGGGTATCGGAGGTGGTTTTTCGAGTCTTAGCATGGGTGTAGCCGTATGGGTCACCGTCTCGACCACCATTAGTGTCTAGGCGTTTGTTGGTGTAGTGAAAGAAGTCAGAATTCTCTGTGTAATCCGAAACGTACAACGTCACCTTGTCTTCGAAGTCGTGTGGATCTTTTACGACCTGGACTATGAGATCATGGAACTTGCCGTCTCGAACATCTTGCAACTCGCACAGCTTGTTCTTTATATTGAGCGATTGATTGGCTTGAATCTCAAACACTTCAGGTTCGGGGATTTCCGTCTTGTCGATGTTGTGGTACAGCCAAGAGATATACTGCCCCTCTATGGGTGCTGGGTTTCGCTTCTCGTCTTTGGCGGATGGCTTTGAGGGGGCTGGCGGGTgctgaggaggagggggtATTGTTGTTGCTGAATAGATGTGGAGGGTTGTGCTGAAATTCGTTATCAGAGACAAGGAATTACTCATGTACCTCTGAGTCTGGGCCAATTGTCAGTATATCAAATAGTCTGCAGAAGACAAGTCAGTGGTTTACCTTTACTTGATGAGCAACAACAACATCGCCGCTTTTGGCAGTGGGCATGTCTCCCTCAGGTCGGAAGATGTCGAGTTTCACGTCTTGGCCCTCAGACTCCGATAGAGACATGTCAATGAGACTCATTTGACATTTGTAATCTGAAGAGACATTAGCTGGATTTGGATAGACAATGATTTGAGCACACTACCTTCTTTGAGAGTAGGCATCGGGCGACGGAAATCCTTGACGAGACCAATAACATTCACGATACTTCTCGGGCGGACCTTGTACTCAACGATGTCGCTCAGGGGCGTAAAGCCCTTTGGGAGATCCATGGCCTTTTTGGCTTCGGTCTCCGCCATCGCCATGATTTGGACCAATGGAAGATAGGATAAATGTTCGCAAAGACAGGCGGAAAGGCACGTCGTTTGCCGCTCTCATAGCCCGCAAAGGCGACTGAAGAATTCTAGAAGTCCGACTCTGCGTTTGGCATGTCGTAGGGGCACTTAAGTTTGCTGGCCGTTTGACGCGTCTTACAGCTGGGGAGCTGTATCTCAATGGCGCGTCGCGCTCCACCAAAAGGAAAGTCACTTGACGCGGGGACTTACTTGTGTTTGCTTGTTGGATTTGCATGAGGTACCTAGTATGTAACCCCCATGCGTTTTAGGTACCGTCCCCTTCACAGGAGCCAGGTTGCAGCCCAGCCCGATAAAGGAGGGGCACACGCACCTGCTGGTCTCAGCTGCTTCAGCTACCTAGATACTACGTAGGCAGGTGCCTACGCCTGTCTAAGCACGCAGTAAGGGAAGGAACTCCGGACGCAGGTAATGTACTGGGGCTCCCAGCTGGAAGACAGATAGCTGCCTGCCGCTGTCAAATAGGTGGATTTAGCCCTCTGTGTCACTATCCTGTGGAAGTTTAGGTAGGTGCGGTAGCCCAAAGCAAGCAACTGTCGGGCCGTCGCGGGGAAGATACCTGAGCGAAGGGGAGCGGAGTACCCTACTAGCTTTCAATGACATAATCCCCTAGGAAACCAAGCTGAAAAGCACCGTCAAAAGCCAAAGTGGGGTGATAATCTCTTACCACGATACTCGACTCTCTATTGAATTAAGCCCTTTGCTGCAAACCTAGATATTGAATGGAGACGGAGCCAACTTTGTACCCGTGATTGTGGACCACCAGGGACCTTAGGTAGtacggtaaggtaggtatccgtacctacCGACTTAAAACTCCCCAGTGGAGGTGAAGCTGCCTATCGTCTCGGGCACACTGGGACACTTGGAAGACAAGGTAGGTAGCCACCCGACTGACTGCTGCTGAATCTCAGATGGCCCCTCCATCGAAAGCCAgtgcaaaaaaaaaatcaaAAAAATCAGACAGTTCTCTTGCGGCCACCGGCACCTCCCAAAGAACGACGTAGTAGGTACCTTGGCCCGACCCGTTAGACAGCGCAAAATAAAAGTCACTAGAACGTACGCATCCCCATTGGGTCATTGCAGGGCCCTGCACTTTCCATTTCTTCGACCCGCTCTCTCGCTTCACCCTCCCTGACTCCCAGTTTCCTTCATCTTCCCCCCCATCATCACAACTTTTCTCCCAGCGACCTGACAACCATATCAGGATTTTTCTCCCAACACGCGCAACTCCTAccctcctttttacttttgCGCGACACAATCCAGAAGATCCATCTCGACAGAGACCCTTCTACCCTTGACGCCTTTCTCGGACACCCGCCGGCCAAACATTGTCTTTTCCCCCTTCTCCTGACGGTCGGCAAGAAAACACCACTCAACAATCACATCAACCCACGCAACCGCAAAGATGGCTGATCGATACATCCCCGAACATCGCCGTACCAACTTCAAGGCGAAGAGCACCTTCAAGCCTGAGGAGCTTCGTCGTCGCAGAGAGGAGCAGCAGGTCGAGATTCGCAAGGCGAAGAGAGAGGAGAACTTGGCCAAGCGTCGTGGCATTGGCTCTGGCGAAAACAGACCCGGCGCTTCCCTCGGAGCCGCTCCTGACAGCGATGACGATACCGCTCCTACTGAATCCCAGGTAAGTTTTGCTTCATGTTTTTTTGCGATGTTCTGGCCTTCGAATCTTCTTTGTTTGAACCCCG is a window encoding:
- a CDS encoding STAG domain-containing protein; translated protein: MESATASPEPESSRRRSGRVVRAPEKFSPEPVTAPKRKRHDDDDEGNDDDDILSDATMSDAADSDEDRPRARPKKRSGASQGSRARKPAIKKPKTNGVAPSGHSASLPSRPKKSVRIATADRQAEGLYADVFGSGMPSDEVADKWQTRYQANDALAVVELVNLVLQCSGCDLEVTEDDIRDPDNCQARLTELQDLFQEALTEYPLISRAKNTKAFRDLLTGFFRGVVRSVHETDVLYNDATLMENLVRWIASMSTSSLRPFRHTATTVILSLVYGLIDVANTLDARITAIEQQVAQAKRGKNKAKLAEMQRTLNEANENRELCGNHIKDFFDTTFIHRYRDIDPRIRTECVESLGSWIIGLSTVFMQPEYLRYLGWMLSDTVASTRQEVLRQLARIFRRDVQQLGHFIDRFRPRLIEISTKDAEVSVRVAAISVINVLRDTGMLEPDEVDSIGKLIFDSDIRIRKAVVNFFTSCVEDSIEGKMEELGGQDALEETFGEIDEDDYDSPRSTWVNIKCLAENLAAFDAQVEGEQQDNGTGLATAADVTQANVPDTRISLASQVLFEKVPYVKQWELLAGYLLYDHTVSSKSKSKSHGASTETAFKKAVGPQGTEEAILLEVLASAVKMSMLQSAEIEKNKKKSGRPEVTEAQEETALELATVIPQLLNKFGADPATATIVLRMEHFLDLEVFQTLRQDSTKYEKLLDEISTQFNRHDDKRVVAEAAAALLHSRQYDELEELTDGKLAVLWENVINTLRSFDKTCELSMRGNLAEDHLKALSTVLMKISELARISDCMEVLETEGRAADSMSSTIELLVNIVSRGTFDQQTEDIDDLEDEVVSFAIKGIQFYFMWKVRSFQKFTQSETEIPDSVVDQVSVLRKRYDVGLIKTLSSRAIIDDIRMFATGALCDIHVLFGSLRNWTEESRGNANYKKLARLAHELEPKLLPELISIYDGVEKTFAKRTKKILNEPAEDEEPMDDDDSDEEEDEDEGLTQEEKLALELKSEKALCELAAKYVLAIAQKVLDQSGPHAGKLHKRLLRNQSRLGKNFSEVVAYLDPKKVRDHLYGKKLQKSKAASTRSAAAKPAISEEIVVDDEDEEEDEEEAVEEPEPEEGSKEDLRRRELLEEEEEEEPDVEEPPATNDDDDVLGD
- a CDS encoding telomere-binding alpha subunit central domain-containing protein — translated: MAMAETEAKKAMDLPKGFTPLSDIVEYKVRPRNYKCQMSLIDMSLSESEGQDVKLDIFRPEGDMPTAKSGDVVVAHQVKTQRYMSNSLSLITNFSTTLHIYSATTIPPPPQHPPAPSKPSAKDEKRNPAPIEGQYISWLYHNIDKTEIPEPEVFEIQANQSLNIKNKLCELQDVRDGKFHDLIVQVVKDPHDFEDKVTLYVSDYTENSDFFHYTNKRLDTNGGRDGDPYGYTHAKTRKTTSDTQWEGPFGKQTMQITCWNPHATVIRERRIKKDDWIRLFNVQVKYGSDGKNLEGFLREDRNKFKKKIYVDKVDMPEEGESMDPHVKNALRRKRDYEKQLKADSEETNYTKGTDKKRPAADQLEQKPQNSKKRRSLKRGQAAEKENETEKEAGEGKEIETPPDLNEQVVCENHDEPAVDVATILEPATQEFVFQNAPLIVKLPFHDAQYRTYVRIVDFHPPRIQDFACVHKRNEYDVLSDYSGTDSEDDNDDDDEQGRVTIDKYVSTSEQNWEWRFALCLQDATAAKDPKTREKKTNKFWVVVDNMDAQLLTGLDACDFRTNADALSQLREKMFILWGDLEEKKTTTLAEQGKKQKANVGKKKKTSDRPPDSDDENAVAGGASKNEKLAISNRPFTCCIRQYGIQVKEPDSEKADAGTGKRWQRMYGLFGTKISGY